TAGAGATTAAGGCAAAGCTTGAAAACGCTGAGGTCTCAGTCAGCTCATACATGTTTTCAGCCTGGGGTTCAATGTGGTATGTTATAAAAATGCCATTTATAATACGAATGTTTCTACAAAATATTTTCACACAATATTTGAAACTGATTCTGATGAATATATTATAACACATTtattaaaacacatttgtatacATTAGGGATGTTGTGTTTAGAACTAAGAGAGGAGTGCCGGTTATGAGATCTCCGCTCGAATCATTATTGCCGGGATTCGAAGTGCACATATTGGTAATAAGCGCATGGGCGGATTTGTTGAATTATGAAGAAAAATTCAAGCAAAAGGGGAGCATCGCACGCCTGTTCTGTTCAGTAAATATGTTGGTGAGGCTGATCATAATGAAAttgaaatttaagtttaaaaCTTTAGTAATATTGTTTAACGCAATCACTTTAAAATGCAGAATGAAGAAGACTACATAAAAAATGCAAAATCGAGGGCAAAAACATTCGCAGACAACATGGAACCGGTTTTAGTTTCTGCTGATGTGAAAAAGATACCTGACCAGTCGCTCATCTTTGTACCAGTGTTACACGACGCTCATTTCTATTGTGTATGTTTTAATTTAAGGGACATGAAGGTAGAGGTTTTGGACAACAGCGCTAAGGATATCTCAATGCAAGCCAAATACAAAAAACAGCCGGAAAAATTGGTACGCCCCTCTATATATAAACTACAAACGTCCTTTGTTATAGAAATGCATGCCATTTGATTACACCTTTGTTATAACACAAATAACAAACTGCAAAATGTTTAAAATAGTTCATAAAGATATATAAAGTTTGGTGTTAAAACACAATTGATACTGAATGATATTAACTTAAAACACACTTCATCAGAATTATAAAGTTTTATGTTAACACACAATTGATAAGGAATGATACGTTATCAGCactattaatactttaaaacACAGTGTAATGTGACAAAACATAATAACaaataatattaacttaaaacaCACTACATCAGAATTTTAAAATTTGATGTTAAAACACATTGATACTGAATGCTACGTTGTCAGCACTATTAGTACTTTAAAACACAGTGTAATGTGCCACTACCTAATAACGGTATTATGAACTTAAAACACACTGAGTCAGAAATTTAAATTAATCCCTTTGTTAATTACGTTGTGCATTTACATGAATTTAGTTTAAAACACAATCTGATTAAATTGTTTATCATGCAGCGTGATGCTTTATCAGTGTACTTGGAAAAAAATGGGCATCCAGCGGGCGGGGTGATCGGTAAAGTTGAGCCGGTACGATTGGAGATGCCATGGCGTACAAAAAATAATGTAATCGATTGTGGCGTTTTCCTGACGCGCCATATGGAAACATACAAGGGTGTAGCTGGAAAAGGTTGGGAATGCGGATTCTCAAACGAGTGCACTGATGCGGGTGAGATTTCATACAAGCAGCGCAAAGAAATTGATGATCTCAGGCATAAGTACATTACGAAGATGCTCCTAAGTGAAGCAAATGAGTACAGAGGTTTTGTTAAAGTTGAGGTTGCTAGATATAACAAGTTGTCGGCCGATGAAAAAAAGAGGCTAGAAGCAAAAGCCTATGACGAAATCCTTGAAAGATTGGATAAGTAACTTAAAATGGGATGTTCTCGTAAAACACTTCATTGGCGGTGGTTTGTTGAAGTAATGTGGGATGTtctaaaaaaacagttttaacatTTTGTTCAGTTATCTTTTGGAATTTAAAAAAGTATAACAGTTTAAACCTCTTTAACATTGTGAATTTATGTCGATAATGTTACTTTGTTTCGATCTACATAAGACATACAGTTGTATGACCTCTTAAAACACAGCCTATATACATCATGCAAATACTGTGATCTGGTAACCAGCCTATCTATTTCATCAAGTCTCTATACTTTAAACAAAGTAAAACACTTTAATAGCTTTACAAAATAAACTGTATACCAAAACCTGCATGCTAATAAAGTAATAACCATGGGATAAAACAAAATAATGAACAATAAAACACACCATTCAATGAAAGTATAAAAAACATTGACTTCAGCTTCGAATATCTGTTAAAACACATTACATATAACAGGCTGATGGATTCTTAGGAACTTAAAACACATTTTAATCTTTAAACACAgtaactgttaaaacacattacATATAACAGGCTGATGGTTTCTCTGGAACACAGTTAATACTTTAAACACAGTTGAAATACTGTGATCTGGAAACCAGCCTATCTATTTCATCAACACTTTATAGTTTAAACACAGTTAAAACACTTTTTTTACAAATTAAACTATATGCCAAAACCACGAACAAATCAAGCATCCTATAAAACACAGGAGGctatttaaaaaaacaaacttAACACTAAAACACAAAGCAACAATAACATAAAATGTCGAATCCAACAAGtcttaaaatcaacaaaaacaaatCCAAAACAAACATACGagaaaaataaaacagaaaattGAATAGTTCAGCAACAGCCTTAAAAATTTGATAAAAAATATCCTACTCTGCCATGTCCTCATCATCCATATCTGCATCGTTTCCAGATGTGTAAAACACATCATCGGCATCATTCGATCCAGGACCATCACCTTCAACAACTGTAGCAGCATCTCCTTCGTGAATTGTATCTTCGTTACCTTCAGCATTCCGCGAAGCACCTGCCTCAGGCACAACCACGGTGTATTTCCAACACGTTACTCTGTTATGACCGTATTTTTTACATAATGAACATTGACGACGTTTACTTCCAGACTGACTTATGGCTCGCTCCTTTTGAGATTTAAGGCGTTTATGAGAACCGCAACCCTTGAATCTGGTACCAACTGGAACACGGATAGTGGCCGTGCTCTCTGGAGCAACTCCTAGCAGTTCAGCAAATCGATTACGTCGTGTCTTGGGAGGTGCATTTATTTGTGCTTCATCAGCGACTGACATAAACTGCTTGATATGATCACGAAAATCAGACAACTTATCAAATTTTGAAATCAACTTGTTCACAACATACTCAGTTGCGTGACTAATCTCACAAACACAACAGTTAACCTCCTCACTACGATTTGGATCTCCGCCATCCGTAAGAATGGACCCGGGGGAACTATTTGGAACAGCTTCACGCGTCCAACGCCTCAATATATATTGTTTCGGAAACTACCTTACATCAAGAATCCGTAACACGCAAAAAATGTGACTGCACAACAATCCAAACTGCTCAAACCTGTTGTAGATACACTTAACAGTAACATCCTCCTCGCGTATCATAACCTGTAACATTTAATATCCATAAAACACAGTTCATATAAAAAAAtggataattaaaaaaaataatgtatacataaaataaaacaaaatgtcACCTCGAAGAAGGAAGAACATGGCTGATCGAGATCCTTTATAAAAACTTAATGAAATCACCGACGTGATCTAATCTGACACTAGTACAACGATGAATAGCATGTTGAATCTCGAGTTGAACATCCAAAAATATAGTTCTGGTATATATCTGAGCTGCTTGCTTCTCGAGAACAAAATCACTCCACTCTCCAGGGTTGGTGTATCGAGTGTCATGATCGTTTTTTCGATGCTCGTGCCTTTGCGCTTCAATGGCCTTGTCGAAGTGGCTAAGAAATTCAACCAACGTGCACTTTGGATTGCTAATCTTGCCAAAAAAGTGATTCTCGCTTTCGGACCTAGATGATGTCCGCATAAGACCAGACATTTGTTCTTCGCGATAGTAAGCTGGAATCCATGATTCACGTAGCCCGTATATATACGTCAGCTATTCGTGGTCGGTTAAACCGAAATCATTTAAAATAGCTGCCCATTCAGCCTCAAACGCTTCGGGCAATAGAGAATCAGTCCAAACAACTGCAGACAATCTTTTCCTGAAATCTGTATTTGAACACAGGGCAGCCCCGACCTAAGGGAACATTTTAGCATATAtgacaaaaaaaatattaaaacacaTTAAAAAACAGACATGTAAAAAAAGAAAACCCTGTCATATAAAAAATAGACCTTTGTAGTGAGTTTATCCATGATATGCCACATACATAACCGATGCCTCGACTCAGGCCAAACATCCGCTATAGCCCTTTTCATCGCAGGGTCTTGGTCAGTAACGATTATGGGAGGCGCGTACCCATATGCGTTCTTGATCGCCCTAAGTAACCAGCTATACGTCTCTGCCGTTTCAGAACCGAGAATTGCAGCACCAAGTGTCACGTTCCTATTATGATTATCAATCCTAGTGAAAGGGACAAACATCATGTTATACCTGAAAAAAACACACAATCAGCGATGACAATAGATCATAATGTATTTATAACACAGTAGGTTTTAAAACACATtgaatatataaaaaattaaactCATCGTTACTTGTTACGCTTGTAGGTAGCATCAAATGATATAACGTCCCCAAACATATAATAATTCCTCTTCATATCCTCGTCGGCCCAAAAAATGCACTTCAACACACCTTCGTCTGTCGTTTCATATTCATAAGAGAAGTTCGGTAAAAACTCCTTTTTCCTCAGCAGTCGCTTGACAAACATTTCCGCATCAAACTCTCCGATAAAAAGATTTGATTCtttcttgaaatttttaaaatCGACTTTGGTCGCACCGACTTTGTCGAACCCACCATACACTTCCTTCATAATGTTAAATGCACGAACAGGACCAATGTTGAGATGTGACATCTTGTTTATCATCTCTTCGTGTGCACGATTAATACCCCTGTTTTCCTTGAGAAGATGTAAATCTTCTTCATGCACAAAATCATGGTTGTGCGCCTCTGTAAAATGATACAACAAATACTTCTTAGCATCGGTAAGCTTTATTCTGATCGCAGCTTGGCATCTAGTCGTTTTGGATGGTACCCTACGTACCCACCTATCAGACGGCTGTTCGACTAAAGTATCGACCGGTCGAAAGTCTTTTTGACCCTCCTTTGAACAAAAAAAAGTACTTGTTTATAACAATACCACGGTTCTCGTGCTGTGTGCCCTTCCTTACAGTCCAACCTCCCGCTTCTGCGtaagttttataaaagttatacgCGTCATCAACTGTGTCGAATAACATGCCCTCTTCTGGCGTCAACGAAGAGGATGAATCTGGAATATATCTCTTTGTTCCAGTGTTTGGAGAGACTTGTTCAACACCACGTATTTGGTAATTAGGTGCATCTACAACACATGACAAAAAAATGAGCATAAAACACATTTCTAAAACAAAATAATGCAAGTTAAAACACAATCAAATATGGAACTATAAAAAACATTGACTTCAACCTCAATAACAGAAGAAACTATTAAAAGACATAACTGGTAAAACACattactgttaaaacacaacattCAATATGGAACTATAAAAAACATTCAAGAAGAAACTATAACAGAACACATAACTGGTAAAACACattactgttaaaacacaacattCAATATGGAACTATAAAAACATTGACTTCAACCTcaataactgtcacacccccaaaatccacctgcggataacacccgctttgtgggcgtgactgaccaggatccagccaccaattatactgaataacaaagttgataacaaaagtaatacttactaaccgtaagattagcaaatatcaagtttaGAGTTCAATGTTTTAAGATCGGAGtaaaaagtagcggaagcaaagataaacagtttttaaacaatgttcataaggtaagcatgataaatgcccaacacacgggcagacgaccactacacatcccaagcagctgctccggtcactggccacctgcaaagcatgcagtaaggggtcaacaataatgctgagtgagttcactagttgtccagttttaattatcAAAAAcccgtttcaccagttaatttatccgtttatacatgccatggggagctaccccaaaagttggcgactaaactgtttttccaataccgaacactaggtaaccgtttgcgtttccgcaggatgccccgatgtcaatgttctatcatcattgacggatgcctgagtacattagttcacgaccgatcccataccatggcacggtgtgaggctggtaagacctaaatagcgctatcaactaataacccgttcgcctggcaccggcgactaatcggtattatgtagtagggacttgagtgatagagttgcgtttagtgccgttggttgcattccgtataaacagtaattaactaaaaggtttccccaatgcaagggaagataaagtaagtttgttcccaataactagggaaggaatgtagacggtatcccctttacaaggggatagggttgttttagtctcgtgtcccaaaccaccgggacgcatgcttttaagttgtgaactcaccttgggttgctcggtatgatacgttacttggttaagtatgttggtcaccacgtcctaacatggttaccaagtatgggtcaagtcgggtacaagtaaacacatagcgaacacgtatggcaatacatatagcaaacacgtataatatgcgaatacacaaacagttggggtattgggcctaaacagtaacagttacacaagcagtccagttaacagataatccaacaagttcttggcccaaaaacagcccagtcgagacaaaggtgactcgcaaccaaggttgcgactcgcaaccgaggtctcggttcgtcacgttttgattacgagtcgcaatcagagattacgactcgcaaccagcagttccgactcgcaaccggactcgatacgcgttgattacgactcgcaaccgggaggtctcgacaattcctgctgtggtctcgagtagcaaccaaaggttgcgactcgcaaccgtgattacgtgcacatgaagaccttctagaacctgtcaccttgtacgaaccaatagaaatgcattttcatgaaacaaatatgtactatccactaatattgcataaacatgtttgtttgtctaatTCTCATTTCAAACGGATCAAACATAGcatattcaaacattcatacCATGTTCATCATATATTCATACGGTTCATACAATCCTCGATTCAAAACATAACTACAACCTATAACATGAGAATTATGAACAAGATTCTTATGACACCATCATTAAACACAATATTGCCCCATTTTATGATCATAAATCGGatggtaactattattattatcaacATTCATCATTCAAATACAATGTCACATCTTTATTAACACCTTCACAACATGAATCATCATTATTCAAACAATCATTCAAATAACACTCATCATCATACCAACCCAAAAACTATGCATAAAATCCTCTAACCAAACCCTTATATTTTTCGGACAACATCAATGCACACTAACAAGTTATCAAGACAACATTTTATCATGAAAATCCTAAAATGACACATTATTCATGAATATACAAACCAACAACATTCTTTATCATTCAAACCAAAAAGAATACTAACCGGCTAGGCTTAAGGTGTGAGGATGAACTTCTAAACGGGTGGGTGTGTGCGTTGATCCGAGATGGAAGGCCGAGTTCCTTGTTGCCGGTTGATCCGAGAGGGAgaaggagatgagaggaggtGATCTTGGTTGCTAGAATTCTTAGGGTTTAGTGAAGGAGAAGGAGTGAGTGAGGGAGAGTGTTTGCAAAATGGTAAAAGGTGTGAAAGGTGGTCATCCATTCGGGTTATATAGGGTTTCGAGTGGGCTAGTGTGGGTTCCGGATTGGGTTTTCTCGATCACgaggcccaaccggcccaacaaatactgttcactcgagactaagcggtctcgagtcgggtctcgggtgtATTCAAGGTTCCGGCTCCTCTCACTTATATACATACCCGCCtacatatatctatatatatatatacgtacacaTAACACGATATAACAAATAATtcatcgttttcatttaataaaatacgtacacgaaacgttacatcaagaaagtttcccgggaaggtccgaagtgtcacattatccccaagttttaggaactttcgtcccgaaagttgaggcagccactgtcaagctagtgtaagtgaaagcgtttcaacggggtgtcacatcatccccccgttagtttggaatttcgtcccgaaattcgttcgtagcttcagtgctggggttttcgttagggaacaactggggatacttgtgcttcatctggtcttcccgctcccaggtatactctgggccacgtcgcgagttccaacggactcgtacaagaggtatctggctacgtttgaggattttgatctctcgatcagtgatctcaatcggttcctcagtaaagtgtagctgttcatcaatcgtcagttccttaaaagggatcacaagtgtttcatccgacaaacacttcttcaggttagatacgtggaaaacgttgtgtactgcactcagttcttcaggcaggttcaatctataagcaaccttaccgatcttctcggtaatttcgaatggtccaatatatcgcggattgagcttgccccgtttaccaaagcgaaccacacccttccagggtgagactttaagtagaacccggtcaccgacctggaattccaatggtttcctacgcttatcagcgtagctcttctgacggtcacgagctgccgccatgcgttgtctgatctgggcaatcttttccgttgtatctaccaccatctctgggcccgtgatttgactatcaccgatttctgcccagcagagaggtgaccggcatttacgaccgtacaatgcctcaaaaggtgctgcctgaatactagtgtggtagctgttgttgtaagagaactctactagcggtagatgcttctcccaattcttgccaaaatcgatcacacacgctctaagcatgtcttctagagtttggatggtacgttcggactgtccatccgtttgcgggtgataagcagtgctcatgtccaaacgtgagccaaagcatttgtgcatagcttgccacaattccgaagtaaatcgagcgtctcggtcggaaataattgaggttggcactccgtgcctcgaaactacttcctttaagtaaatctctgccaaggtagaaaacttgtctgtttccttaatagccagaaagtgcgcggacttggtcaatcgatctactattacccaaatagcatcatttccgcgttgagacctaggtagccctgtaacaaaatccatggaaatttgctcccatttccatttcgggatttctggttgttggagtagacctgctggcttctggtattctgtcttgactctcgcgcaagtcaaacatttactgacgtatgttgctatgtgggccttcataccaggccaccaatatgtagtcttcaaatcgtggtacatcttgtccgaaccaggatgtactgagtagcgggacttgtgggcttcgtccatcacaagttcacgtaaacctccaaagagtggaacccaaatgcgccctgttacatagtaagcacaatcttctttctgttctagtcgctgtctcgatcctcgcagggactcagtcctgatgttttccggtttcaatgcttcaacttgagcattttggatctgggtagggaggttagactggatggtaagttgcaatgctcgcacgcgctttggtatagtgtcctttcggctgagggcgtctgccacgacattggccttgcccggatggtatttgatggcgcattcgtagtcattcaagagttcgacccatcgacgttgtcgcatgttcaattccttttgcctaaagatatgctcgaggctcctgtgatcggtgtagatagtgcacttggtaccgtacaggtaatgtctccatatcttaagagcaaaaaccactgctcccagttccaagtcatgcgtagtgtagtttctttcatgcgtcttgagttgtcgtgaggcgtaggcaataactttctcgcgttgcattaacacgcaaccgagtccatgaatagacgcatcgcagtaaaccacaaagtcgtcagtgccgtcaggcaacgagagaataggagcgctacagaggttatccttaagtcTCTGAAAGGCAGATTCCtgcgcttcattccacttgtaggcgacgcctttctgagtaagagtcgtgaggggttgtgcaatcttcgagaatccctgaatgaacctgcggtagtagcctgccaaacccaagaattggcgaacttcagtgggagtcttaggcgtaggccagttctttatcgattcgatcttagcggggtcgacgtgaattccgttcttattaactacatggccgaggaaatggacttctcgaagccagaagtcacatttagagaatttggcgtacagttgctcgttgcgaaggagttccagaataaggcgtaggtgttgttcatgttcttcttgacttttcgaataaatcaggatgtcgtcgataaacacaatcacaaatttatcgaggtaaggcttacatacgcggttcataagatccatgaacaccgccggcgcgttggtcatcccaaaaggcatgacgaggaactcgtaatgaccataacgggtcctgaatgcagtcttggaaatatcttcattacgaactctcagctgatgatagcctgatcgcaggtcaatctttgaatagtagctcgatccttgcaactgatcgaataggtcgtcgatacgcgggagagggtaacgattcttgatggtaaccttgttcaactcacgatagtcgatgcacattcggaatgtgccatccttcttcttgacaaagagtactggggctccccagggtgatgaactaggacggataaatcctttatccaatagttcttgtagttgcgtagagagttccttcagctctgcaggggctaaacggtacggtgcacgagctatgggtgctgctccgggagctagctcgatttggaattcgacctgacggtgggggggggggggagtccaggtagttcctccggaaacacctcggggtagtcacgtactacaggaaaatcttcaatcctcttttccttatcgtgggtgttggtgacgagtgctaggattgcggtgtgccctttctgcagacacttctgggcttttagaagcgagataatgcctgtgacttctccacctttgttgccttgaacgatgaggggctgaccagaacgacgaggtatacgaactgctttctcttgacagaggatctcagcgcgatgtttggataaccaatccataccaatgacgacgtcgaagcttccaagtttaacagggaaaagatcgatactaaacgtgtggccagacaattctagggtgcagtcgtggatcatgtgcgtggcctcgatgttcttaccattagctatctcgacgatgtgcttagaacttaataatgcgggcgagtgcttaagtttcttactaatgcgaagggacacataactggcatcggcaccggaatcaaataacacagaaacataacgatcatcaagtaggaacttacccgccacgacgttgggatcgttccttgcttctccagctccaatcacgaaagctctgccccttgcattcccagcattgttgttctgctcaatgttcccagctccctgattgttgttgcgattctgattcagttcagggcaatcctttcgcatgtgcc
The sequence above is drawn from the Helianthus annuus cultivar XRQ/B chromosome 12, HanXRQr2.0-SUNRISE, whole genome shotgun sequence genome and encodes:
- the LOC110914260 gene encoding uncharacterized protein LOC110914260, translated to MSGLMRTSSRSESENHFFGKISNPKCTLVEFLSHFDKAIEAQRHEHRKNDHDTRYTNPGEWSDFVLEKQAAQIYTRTIFLDVQLEIQHAIHRCTSVRLDHVMIREEDVTFPKQYILRRWTREAVPNSSPGSILTDGGDPNRSEEVNCCVCEISHATEYVVNKLISKFDKLSDFRDHIKQFMSVADEAQINAPPKTRRNRFAELLGVAPESTATIRVPVGTRFKGCGSHKRLKSQKERAISQSGSKRRQCSLCKKYGHNRVTCWKYTVVVPEAGASRNAEGNEDTIHEGDAATVVEGDGPGSNDADDVFYTSGNDADMDDEDMAE